Proteins encoded in a region of the Elizabethkingia bruuniana genome:
- a CDS encoding polysaccharide lyase family 8 super-sandwich domain-containing protein has product MRKLFFFIACVVFISISKANEIDLIKHRIAEWHWEKRVDKAATVRNAQKWQQTLQDNQQWKDVDYADPSPSVWKGIDHLKRIHDMTVAYTAPWSSLKNNPEVFKAIENALVYWNRSKPKNKNWWWNEIEAPRVLGVILIMLSEKDNQNRLSGELFANLVKQMEYKRYKGDTGVNMADYDTHIFYSGLINNDESQIQSGLNNIFSISKPTVKEGIQFDNSYAQHDIMLHIFGYGTEYLKVETYIGAMVADTKFAMKGEHLRVFTDFITKTLIPQIRGRYTNSTSFGRQISRENFTDLEWLVPYLESLILIDKANIQIYKDTILRLEGKKKPNYHIAELQKHYWNTDFSFYQDKKYQFSIRMSSKFTEQAETNLNGENKLGGYRSIGSYSILQDGTEYFNIYSIWDWKKIPGTTTLDQLPIPDTYCLTPGVSGFAGGVSNGKIGASAFMQNQFGVRAEKSWFMFEGAVICLGNNISAEREGKVFTTVEQSFFKDQLVYQNNEETKKVAAGQLINNVGEQVLIHNNTAYLFPQKTNLNVSTQVQNGRWKDINDVGSNEEQKNAVFKVWINHGEKADKAAYQYLIMPGIHKPAKARKLADNFVILNQTNVQAVYSKSANKLMLVFFRPSETEIEGIKIKADRACIILIENPGSENPELYVADPSRKAKEVNIELGTEKINIQLPVTLDYAGSSVHYKKTNT; this is encoded by the coding sequence ATGAGAAAATTATTTTTTTTCATAGCCTGTGTTGTATTCATCAGCATAAGTAAGGCCAATGAAATAGATCTTATTAAACACCGGATTGCCGAATGGCACTGGGAGAAAAGAGTGGATAAAGCTGCAACAGTACGAAATGCACAAAAATGGCAGCAAACACTACAAGATAATCAGCAATGGAAAGATGTAGATTATGCAGATCCATCTCCAAGTGTGTGGAAGGGCATAGACCATCTGAAGCGAATTCATGACATGACGGTTGCTTATACTGCACCGTGGAGCAGTCTGAAGAATAATCCGGAAGTTTTCAAAGCCATTGAAAATGCTCTTGTCTACTGGAACAGGAGTAAGCCTAAAAATAAAAATTGGTGGTGGAACGAAATAGAAGCACCCAGAGTATTGGGCGTTATCCTTATTATGCTTAGTGAGAAGGATAACCAAAATAGGCTTTCCGGTGAGCTATTTGCAAATCTGGTAAAGCAAATGGAATATAAACGCTATAAAGGCGATACAGGAGTAAATATGGCGGATTATGATACGCATATTTTCTACAGTGGATTAATCAATAATGATGAATCCCAAATCCAAAGCGGACTGAATAATATATTCTCTATCAGTAAACCAACGGTAAAGGAAGGAATTCAATTCGATAATTCCTACGCACAGCACGATATCATGCTGCACATCTTTGGTTATGGAACCGAATATCTGAAAGTAGAAACCTATATCGGTGCCATGGTAGCCGATACAAAGTTTGCCATGAAAGGCGAACACTTACGAGTATTCACAGATTTTATCACTAAAACTTTAATTCCGCAGATTCGTGGTCGCTATACTAATTCAACATCCTTTGGCAGACAGATCTCACGGGAAAACTTTACTGATCTGGAATGGCTGGTTCCTTATCTGGAAAGCCTTATTCTGATAGATAAAGCCAATATTCAGATTTATAAAGATACTATATTACGTCTTGAGGGCAAGAAGAAACCGAATTACCATATTGCAGAACTTCAGAAACATTATTGGAATACCGATTTTTCGTTTTATCAGGACAAAAAATATCAGTTCTCAATTCGGATGTCTTCTAAATTTACAGAACAGGCAGAGACCAATCTAAATGGAGAAAACAAACTTGGCGGTTACCGTTCTATAGGCTCTTATTCAATATTACAGGATGGGACAGAATATTTCAACATATATTCTATATGGGACTGGAAAAAAATTCCGGGAACAACTACTTTAGATCAGTTACCGATTCCTGATACCTATTGCCTTACTCCCGGAGTTTCTGGTTTTGCAGGTGGGGTAAGTAACGGTAAGATAGGTGCATCTGCATTTATGCAAAATCAGTTTGGTGTGAGAGCTGAAAAATCATGGTTTATGTTTGAAGGTGCAGTTATTTGTCTGGGCAATAATATTTCAGCTGAAAGAGAAGGGAAGGTCTTCACAACTGTGGAGCAAAGTTTTTTCAAAGATCAACTGGTTTATCAGAATAATGAAGAAACTAAAAAAGTTGCAGCCGGACAGCTTATAAATAATGTTGGAGAGCAGGTACTTATTCATAATAATACAGCTTATCTTTTTCCACAAAAGACAAATCTGAATGTCAGTACACAGGTTCAGAATGGGCGCTGGAAAGACATTAACGATGTAGGAAGTAATGAAGAACAGAAAAATGCAGTATTTAAAGTGTGGATCAATCATGGAGAGAAAGCTGATAAAGCAGCTTATCAATACCTTATTATGCCCGGGATACACAAACCTGCAAAAGCCAGAAAACTGGCGGATAATTTTGTAATACTTAATCAGACAAATGTACAGGCTGTGTATAGTAAATCTGCTAATAAGCTGATGTTGGTTTTCTTCCGACCTTCGGAAACGGAGATTGAAGGAATAAAGATAAAAGCAGATCGGGCATGTATTATACTAATCGAAAATCCGGGATCCGAAAATCCGGAGTTATATGTAGCAGATCCTTCCCGGAAAGCAAAAGAAGTAAATATAGAATTAGGAACAGAAAAAATTAATATTCAGCTTCCTGTTACTTTAGATTATGCAGGTTCATCCGTTCACTATAAAAAAACT